The sequence ATCTCGCTGTGGCGCGTCAGCATCGAAAGGCTGTAGAGCGTGGCCAGCAGCAGGCAGATCGGAACAATGAAGATCACCATCGAGGGGAGCTGGAGGCTGTAGTAGTGCGCCATCATCGCCAGCGAGGCCTTGCTCGAGAAAAACTCGTCCGCGTTATCCATCAGATCGCCGATAATGAACAGCAACGAGAATGCCAGCAGCAGGTAGAGCAACGGCATCAGCAGGTTCATGAACAGGTATCGGACGAGTATTTTCATTGGTATGGATGGGAAGAACGTAGCGGGAAATCGAGGCAACGGCAAGCGTTGAAAAGCGGCGGAGGCATCTGTAGGATTCGCCGCAATCAACAAGGAGCAATCATCCCATGGCAACTTCTGGAATTATCGGCGAGAACCGCGTGAACGATCCGGTCACCATCGTCATCTTCGGCGCCTCCGGCGACCTGACCCATCGCAAGCTGATCCCCGCGCTCTACATTGCGTATGCGCAGGACCTGCTGCCCGAAAAGTTCACCATCGTCGGATTCGCCCGGCGCGACTACGACGACGAAACCTTCCGCACCATGATGGCCGACTCCATCAAGGAGTTTTCCCGCCTGCCGACCGACGACGAAACCGTGGGGCGTTTCGTCAGCCATATCCGCTACCACAAAGGCGACATTTCCTCCATGGACGCCTACGACGACCTGCGCACGAAATTCGAGGATCAGGAAGCCTACCCGGAAAACCGCCTATTCTATCTCTCCATCATTCCATCGTTGTTCGAAACGGCGGTGCGATCGCTCAAGGAGTCGGGGCTGGTGGTGAAGCCGGGCGGCGGCCCATGGACGCGCGTGGTTATCGAAAAGCCGTTCGGCCGCGACCTGGAAAGCGCGCTGGCCTTGAACAGCGAGCTGCTCCGGCATCTCGATGAATCGCAGGTTTACCGCATCGACCACTATCTCGGCAAAGAGACCGTGCAGAACATCCTGTCGTTCCGCTTCGCCAACGCCATCTTCGAGCCGGTCTTCAACCGTTCCTACATCGACCATATCCAGATCACCGCCTCCGAGACCGTCGGCATGGAAAAGGGACGGGGCGGCTACTACGATGAATACGGCGCCGTCCGCGACATGGTCACCAACCACCTGCTGCAACTGCTCTGCCTCGTCACCATGGAAGCCCCCGGCGACCTCTCCGCCGAATCGATCCGCAACGAAAAGGTGAAGGTGCTCAACGCCACCAAGCTCGACATCCGCAAGGAGATCTCCGACGCCGTCTTCCGTGGCCAGTATGGCGGCGGAACCGATGGAGAGGGCGGCCGCATCAAAGGCTACCTCGAAGAGGATCGCATTGATCCGGAATCCAACACGGAATCGTTCGTCGCCATGCGCCTGGCCATCAACAACTGGCGCTGGGCGGGGGTGCCGATCCTGTTGCGCACCGGCAAGCGCATGGCCCGCAAGACCACCGAGGTGGCTGTGCAGTTCAAGGTGCCGCCGCTCCAGCTCTTCCAGCAGGTCGAGTGCGAGGACGATGTTTGCGACATCACCCGCATCAAGCCCAACACCCTCATTTTCCAGATCCAGCCCAACGAGGGCATCTTCCTCAAGGTCGGCACCAAGCGGCCCGGCATGCGCTTCGTGGTCGAGGATGTGAAGATGGACTTTTCCTATTCCGGCACCTGGAACAAGTCGCTGCCCGAGGCCTACGAGCGGCTCCTGCTCGATACGCTCCACGGCGACTCGACGCTCTTCACCCGCTCCGACGAGGTCGAAGCCGAGTGGCGCGTTGTGCAACCCATTCTCGAAAATCTAAACGCGCTCAAACCCTACACCTATCCGCCGAACGCCTGGGGCATGCCCGAAGCCGACTGGCTGTTCCATGGTGTTGAGGGGGCCTGGAGAAACAAATAGTGGAAGCCTATTTTGTGTATGTCACCACAAAGGATGGGGACGAGGCGCGGGCGATTGCCAAAGCGGTCGTCGAAGAGCGGCTGGCCGCCTGCGCCAACATTCTCGGGGGCATCCAGTCGGTCTACCGCTGGGAAGGCAAGCTCTGCGAAGACAGCGAGGTCGCCCTCGTCCTCAAAACCAGCCACCCCCGCAAGGCCCAACTCATCGACCGCGTCAAACAGCTCCATTCCTACGAAGTCCCCTGCATCCTCTGCCTACCCATCGCCGACGGCAATCCCGGTTTTATTCGGTGGATCGAGGGCCAGACCGACTAAACGGCCCGGACGGAAAAATTGACGGCCGTCAGTTTTTCCGTCCGGAGCGAAAATGATCTGCATCGGAAATCGACATTCCGGATTCGATATTCGACATTCCCGGGATGTCCACACGTTATAAGATCAAGGTTTCGTACGACGGCACGAATTATTCCGGCTGGCAGGTGCAGCCGCACAACCGAACGGTGCAAGGGGAGTTGGAGCGGTTGCTCGCCGAGATGACGGCGCAGAAGCATGTTCGCGTTGAATCTTCCGGGCGCACCGATGCCGGGGTGCACGCCCGTGCGCAGGTGGCGCATTTTGATTTGCCGAAGCCGATCGATCCCAACTATTTCATGCGGGGGCTCAACGCCCAGCTCGACCGCGATATCCGGGTGACGAGCTTTGAGCGGGTGTCGCCCGAATTCCATGCGCGCTTTAGCGCCGTCGGCAAGGAATACCGCTATTTCATCTACAACGGCCTCATTGTGCCGCCGACGAAGCGGCTCTACCGCCTGCAGGAAGGGCGCCCGTTGGATGTCGACCGCATGCGTACCGCCGCCGAATTGCTGGTGGGCGAGCACGATTTCGCCCCGTTTTCCGCCAACCCGCGGCGCGAGCTGGACGGCACCGTCCGTACCGTCCACTCCTTCTTGGTCCGGAAGCACGGTGCCGACATTACGTTGGAGGTGCAGGGTAGCGGCTTCCTTTATAAGATGGTGCGCAGTCTGGCCGGCATCCTGATCGATGTCGGCATGGGGCGGCGCGAGCCGGAAATCATCCACGATGTATTTGCGCATGGCAAGCGCACCGCCATCGTGCAGACTGCCCAGCCGCACGGCC is a genomic window of Pontiella desulfatans containing:
- the zwf gene encoding glucose-6-phosphate dehydrogenase, whose product is MATSGIIGENRVNDPVTIVIFGASGDLTHRKLIPALYIAYAQDLLPEKFTIVGFARRDYDDETFRTMMADSIKEFSRLPTDDETVGRFVSHIRYHKGDISSMDAYDDLRTKFEDQEAYPENRLFYLSIIPSLFETAVRSLKESGLVVKPGGGPWTRVVIEKPFGRDLESALALNSELLRHLDESQVYRIDHYLGKETVQNILSFRFANAIFEPVFNRSYIDHIQITASETVGMEKGRGGYYDEYGAVRDMVTNHLLQLLCLVTMEAPGDLSAESIRNEKVKVLNATKLDIRKEISDAVFRGQYGGGTDGEGGRIKGYLEEDRIDPESNTESFVAMRLAINNWRWAGVPILLRTGKRMARKTTEVAVQFKVPPLQLFQQVECEDDVCDITRIKPNTLIFQIQPNEGIFLKVGTKRPGMRFVVEDVKMDFSYSGTWNKSLPEAYERLLLDTLHGDSTLFTRSDEVEAEWRVVQPILENLNALKPYTYPPNAWGMPEADWLFHGVEGAWRNK
- the cutA gene encoding divalent-cation tolerance protein CutA, coding for MEAYFVYVTTKDGDEARAIAKAVVEERLAACANILGGIQSVYRWEGKLCEDSEVALVLKTSHPRKAQLIDRVKQLHSYEVPCILCLPIADGNPGFIRWIEGQTD
- the truA gene encoding tRNA pseudouridine(38-40) synthase TruA: MSTRYKIKVSYDGTNYSGWQVQPHNRTVQGELERLLAEMTAQKHVRVESSGRTDAGVHARAQVAHFDLPKPIDPNYFMRGLNAQLDRDIRVTSFERVSPEFHARFSAVGKEYRYFIYNGLIVPPTKRLYRLQEGRPLDVDRMRTAAELLVGEHDFAPFSANPRRELDGTVRTVHSFLVRKHGADITLEVQGSGFLYKMVRSLAGILIDVGMGRREPEIIHDVFAHGKRTAIVQTAQPHGLFLWKVFY